The Humulus lupulus chromosome 3, drHumLupu1.1, whole genome shotgun sequence genome window below encodes:
- the LOC133822050 gene encoding uncharacterized protein LOC133822050: MEGSNAEDFAVGCFLSIKTTLGDEFQGHVITFDRPSNILVLQEGSKAGPRRNIRLLKANYIKEFTLLGQAEDPLDLKKCYIDLNSLQAREESAIRQAEVEAERIGVGVTSEAQSIFDALSKTLPVRWDKTAIVVMNEVRVCSPYLPECVSGGTAAAKDRVKKVVEFERKRLQSRNSGQ, translated from the exons ATGGAAGGTAGCAACGCCGAGGACTTTGCCGTGGGTTGCTTCCTCTCCATCAAGACCACCTTAGGCGACGAGTTTCAGGGCCACGTCATCACCTTCGACCGCCCCTCCAACATCCTCGTCCTTC AAGAGGGTTCCAAAGCAGGGCCACGGCGGAACATAAGGCTCCTAAAGGCGAACTATATTAAAGAGTTTACTTTATTGGGTCAAGCCGAAGACCCACTTGATCTCAAGAAGTGTTACATCGATTTGAATAGCCTTCAAGCCAGAGAAGAGTCGGCCATTAG ACAAGCagaggttgaggcagagagaaTAGGAGTGGGTGTCACCAGTGAGGCACAGAGCATTTTTGATGCATTGTCTAAAAC GCTTCCGGTTCGCTGGGACAAGACTGCTATAGTTGTGATGAATGAGGTGCGTGTGTGCAGTCCATATCTTCCCGAGTGTGTTAGTGGAGGAACCGCTGCTGCCAAAGATCGGGTGAAGAAAGTG GTTGAGTTCGAACGGAAGAGGCTGCAATCTCGTAACAGTGGTCAGTGA